AGCTTCTAATTCACCAAGAAGAAAAAAAATGCTGCATTCTTTAGGTATTAGTTTTCACCATATTTCTATTGAACATGAAGAAGTAATTAATAAAAATCATACACCTTTAATAAACGTAAAAAGACTTGCAAAAGAAAAATGTGAAAAAGCTTTAGAGAAAATTTGTGAAGGAATTGTAATTTCTGCGGATACAATTGTAGTGCTAAATAATGAAATCATCGGAAAACCAATTGATAAAAATGATGCCGAGAAAATTTTAATAAAGTTGAGTGGAAAGACTCACATCGTTTATACTGGTTTTGCAATTTGTGATGTAAAATCAAAAATTATTTTTACAGAATACGAAAAAACTAAAGTTACTTTTTACGAATTATCTGAAAAACAAATTCGAGAATATATTAATTCTGGAAGTCCAATGGATAAAGCTGGAGCTTACGGAATTCAAGATGATTTTGGTACTTTATTTGTAAAAAAAATTAACGGTTGTTATAATAATGTTATGGGTTTTCCGATTGCGAAAATTTTTAGAGCATTAGAAAATTTCAAATAAAATTTGCCAAATCTAAAAAAAAATATAATTCTAACTTTATTTTTTTCTTTCCTCATTTACTTAATACTTATTTTCTTTTCTGATTATCAAAAATTTTTAAGTTCACTTACTAAAGTTTCTAAATCAAATTTGATTCTTGGATTTTTTATATCACAATTTATTCTTGTTTTAAAATTTTTTAGATGGCAAATTTTGTTAAAATCAAAAGTTAAAAATATCTCTATTTCTGATTCAGTTTTAATTTTTGGGTTAGGTCAAATAATGAGTATTTCACCCGGAAAATTTGGTGAAATTATAAAATCTTATTTCTTAAAAACAAATCATGATATTGAATATGTAAATTCAATTCCAATAATTTTTGCAGAAAGATTTAGTGAATTTTTAACTTTAATTTTTCTCGAA
The nucleotide sequence above comes from Ignavibacteriota bacterium. Encoded proteins:
- the maf gene encoding septum formation protein Maf, whose translation is MLNLSAPLYLASNSPRRKKMLHSLGISFHHISIEHEEVINKNHTPLINVKRLAKEKCEKALEKICEGIVISADTIVVLNNEIIGKPIDKNDAEKILIKLSGKTHIVYTGFAICDVKSKIIFTEYEKTKVTFYELSEKQIREYINSGSPMDKAGAYGIQDDFGTLFVKKINGCYNNVMGFPIAKIFRALENFK